CTCAGCGCCACCAGGACAAAAAGGAGAAAATCCAGAGGCACAACCGCCGTCTTGGAgagctagtggagaagaagaacTATGACTTGAGAAGCCATCATGAACATCTGGCAGATCTCCGGCGGTCACATGTCCTGGAATGAACTCTGTTATATTCCCTATTGAGGAAGTGAAAATCgggatgaggtgaggaggaggaggagtgtggcTGATGTGGTTCACCATATATTCAGGAAGTGGTTCACTTTCATAGTATTTATATTTGTAACGAGGGGTAAAAAACCAGAAGGCTGTAACGATGCATTGAATTGAGATGTTCTCCTCTATGGCTATTTGAAAATAAGCCTCACTGAAACCAATTGAATTTACTCCTTTAAATTGAAGTATCTTTTTAATTTGTATTCTCCCCTTTTTATAGTAGTTTTTCCTCAAAACACCGAGATGATTAGATTGAGAATTCATTACTGGTTTAGGATATTTGGAAGCTTTAGTACCATGCAATATTAGTTATATGGTTTAGCAAGTACCTTATTGTTTGGAATGAGTCAACTGATCCCTTGGATGGATGGCAGAGTTGGaataactgggttttttttaattggggtttttaaaattacttttaatattagatttgtttacattatctttttactgttgtttgccgccccaagtctgcggagaggggcggcatacaaatcaaatcaaatggatgaatggatgaatgaaatgaaatgaaatgaaatgaaatgaaaaatggtaaaggatagtgtttcccaaccttggcaacctgaagatattttgacttcaactcccagaattcacttatgcacttatgcctgccccttactgacctcttaggaatctggaaatgtCTATAGTTATTTCCAGATTCctatttccagattcctaagaggtcagtaaggggcgggcataagtgcactagagtgccttccaccgactgtcctattgctctcctatatctcctataccagtgtttcccaaccttagcaaattgaagatatctggacttcaactcccagaattgtagTTATAGCTATAGTTGTTCtcctttattatttctattcAACTATATAGGTATAGTTGTGCTGTAGTTATAGGTATAGTTGTTCTCCTTTATTATTTCTGTTTCCATGGCGAGGCTGGGCCtctttggaaaagaaaagaaattttacTCGTGATCAGGTATTATGTCCCCTGACAAATACAGCTGTGTGTTACTTGATCGGCGTTCTCCTATGACACACTTACCCAGGTCAGTAGGAGGAAGGTGAGTGTGATACAAGAACAGCACGAAAGAGCCAGTCAACTGAATCAGCTAACTCTGAGAATTAGATTTAGGCCAGAATAAATTCAGCCATGCATAGGATTAACTAGTGCTACAATCAGTTGTGTTGCATAAGCAATTGGGGGGTAGGACAGATCAAGATTTTCCATCATAGAACTCAATGTGGACATCTAGCAATGGAGAACACACCTGCGGACATTGTATACAGTGTCCACCTTGAAGCTACTGCTGCCTGGTTTTCCAATGAAGAAGGAGCTAGTGATGCAAGGAAGTGTGTCAGGGTTCACTTGGTAATTCCAAAATGCTAGTTAGTGTGATTATGTGCATCTAGAACCATCAGGAAGAGGATTTGATTGAGATaattgatgatgataatgatggtgccaacaggcctggggccattagatactAGCCCCTGGGtgatgaatgaaatgtatgtttgattgtttgaatgagagtgattgatttttaagaaaCT
This genomic window from Erythrolamprus reginae isolate rEryReg1 chromosome 1, rEryReg1.hap1, whole genome shotgun sequence contains:
- the LOC139156709 gene encoding beclin 1-associated autophagy-related key regulator-like, encoding MSCKMRIEQLKQTICKENEEIAKNSEWLLRIKDENQKLYRRAQRHQDKKEKIQRHNRRLGELVEKKNYDLRSHHEHLADLRRSHVLE